A genomic stretch from Shewanella woodyi ATCC 51908 includes:
- a CDS encoding PaaX family transcriptional regulator, protein MLVTLFGDLVSQHGNWIWLGSLITGLKPFGYSERLIRTSVFRLVKSDWLITKKVGRRTYYALSETAKAHHDKAARRIYSSEPSSLADAWTVVIPIFVPDNVKETFKKQLQWLGFSPLTNGAYAHLEVDKQSLEDTLLELGLKDAVIVLSCKVDGSHSKNVFKRLVKEYWGLETLEASYKEFLDAYRPLIIKFNKGKMPSDETCFLLRILLIHEYRRILLKDKQLPEDMLPNGWVGFEAHELVGKLYAQLAQASVNYAVENLENAQGHLPYVSAKFWQRFLLNKLSVEP, encoded by the coding sequence ATGCTTGTGACGCTATTTGGTGATTTAGTGTCTCAGCATGGGAATTGGATTTGGCTTGGCAGTTTAATTACCGGGTTAAAGCCCTTTGGCTATAGTGAGCGACTCATTAGAACCAGTGTATTTAGATTAGTTAAAAGCGATTGGTTGATCACCAAAAAAGTAGGGCGTCGAACCTATTACGCATTAAGTGAGACGGCAAAAGCCCATCATGACAAAGCAGCAAGAAGAATTTATTCCTCTGAACCTTCGTCACTAGCCGATGCTTGGACAGTGGTCATTCCAATATTTGTACCCGATAACGTAAAAGAGACATTTAAGAAGCAGTTGCAGTGGTTGGGATTTAGTCCTTTGACCAACGGCGCTTATGCGCATCTTGAGGTTGATAAACAGAGTTTAGAAGACACCTTATTAGAACTCGGCTTGAAAGATGCCGTCATCGTGTTGAGTTGCAAAGTCGATGGTTCACATTCTAAAAATGTCTTTAAGCGTTTAGTTAAAGAGTATTGGGGCCTTGAAACCCTAGAGGCGAGTTACAAAGAGTTTCTTGATGCGTACCGACCTTTAATCATCAAATTTAATAAAGGGAAGATGCCAAGTGATGAAACTTGTTTTCTTCTCAGAATACTCCTGATCCATGAGTACAGACGAATCCTTTTGAAAGATAAGCAGTTACCAGAAGACATGTTACCCAATGGTTGGGTTGGGTTTGAAGCCCACGAATTGGTCGGAAAATTATACGCCCAACTAGCTCAAGCATCTGTCAATTATGCGGTTGAAAATTTGGAGAATGCTCAAGGGCACTTACCCTATGTTTCAGCTAAATTCTGGCAACGATTTTTACTTAATAAATTGTCCGTAGAGCCATAA
- a CDS encoding carbon-nitrogen hydrolase family protein, which translates to MTNIYKVAVVQASPVFMDLDATVEKTIELIEKAAKENAKLIAFPECWIPGYPWWIWLNAPINNLKYIQTYHENCLVLDSESFNKIKESAKINNIFVSLGASEKDHGSLYISQFLFSNQGELIQARRKLKPTHVERTLFGEGDGSDLDVFETELGRLGQLSCWEHLQPLTKYTMFSKHEQVHIGCWPSFSCYQQAFSLGPELNNALSQVYAAEGQCFVLAPCGIVSPEMINLMVENEEQGEMLKEGGGHAQVFAPDGSPMCIKLAENAEGLIFADIDLGLINIAKSFADPVGHYARPDVTRLWFNPSQQPVASQFCLEDEDLETEEAQLTKHSDE; encoded by the coding sequence ATGACAAATATATATAAAGTTGCTGTTGTACAAGCCTCTCCTGTATTTATGGATTTAGATGCAACGGTTGAAAAAACAATTGAATTGATTGAAAAGGCTGCTAAAGAGAATGCAAAGCTCATCGCATTTCCTGAATGTTGGATCCCTGGTTACCCATGGTGGATATGGCTAAACGCCCCCATAAATAACCTTAAATACATACAAACTTATCATGAAAACTGTTTAGTTTTGGATAGTGAATCTTTTAATAAAATCAAAGAATCAGCCAAAATAAACAACATTTTTGTCAGCCTTGGGGCAAGTGAGAAAGATCATGGCTCACTGTACATCTCACAATTTTTATTCAGTAACCAAGGTGAGCTAATTCAAGCCAGAAGAAAGTTGAAACCCACTCATGTTGAAAGAACTTTATTTGGTGAAGGCGATGGCAGCGACCTTGATGTTTTTGAAACTGAACTAGGCCGTTTAGGCCAATTGTCCTGTTGGGAGCACTTACAACCTTTAACCAAATACACCATGTTCAGTAAGCATGAACAGGTGCATATTGGCTGCTGGCCATCATTTAGCTGTTACCAACAAGCTTTCTCATTAGGGCCAGAGTTGAACAATGCACTATCACAAGTTTATGCCGCTGAAGGACAGTGCTTTGTATTGGCACCGTGCGGAATTGTTTCACCAGAAATGATAAACCTCATGGTGGAAAATGAAGAACAGGGGGAAATGCTGAAAGAAGGTGGTGGTCATGCACAAGTATTTGCGCCTGACGGTAGCCCCATGTGCATCAAATTAGCCGAAAACGCTGAAGGTTTAATATTTGCAGACATTGATCTAGGGTTAATTAATATCGCTAAATCGTTCGCTGATCCTGTTGGACATTACGCTAGACCTGACGTGACTCGTCTATGGTTTAACCCATCGCAGCAGCCTGTAGCTTCTCAATTTTGCCTAGAAGATGAAGATCTGGAGACTGAGGAAGCCCAATTAACTAAGCATTCAGACGAATAA
- a CDS encoding 2Fe-2S iron-sulfur cluster-binding protein yields MNNEFYQLNIASLDRSTSDSVAITFDVPQALQSTFRFKPGQYLTLKHDIDGQEIRRCYSISAPVSSHKLEVGIKSIPDGLFSNFANNQLTVGQSLAVLPPTGNFICDLKQHTNICLLAAGSGITPMLSIAESVLENSTESHISLVYSNKQMQSMMFRERLSFLKNRYISRFNFINLFSREDSEVELFNGRLTPEKISALIKAGIVQLDAFDSFFLCGPNEMVDSIRQVLLEKNIDADAIKSELFFAGDISQALNLKRQEEYGERIRQVKLKIDGRKLSIDLISGGKTILDAALDQGADLPFSCKGGVCATCKARVIKGKVEMDLNHSLTDEEIKQGMVLTCQSHPVSDDVEIDFDVT; encoded by the coding sequence ATGAATAATGAATTTTACCAGCTTAATATTGCTTCTTTAGACCGTTCAACATCTGATTCAGTCGCGATAACCTTTGATGTACCTCAGGCTCTGCAATCGACATTTCGTTTTAAACCAGGCCAATACCTGACGTTGAAGCATGACATTGATGGGCAAGAAATACGTCGCTGCTATTCCATTTCAGCGCCAGTATCGAGCCATAAACTTGAAGTTGGAATTAAAAGCATTCCCGATGGGCTGTTCTCTAACTTTGCCAATAATCAATTGACCGTTGGTCAATCATTAGCGGTACTGCCGCCAACCGGTAATTTCATCTGCGATCTAAAGCAGCACACAAATATCTGTCTGCTTGCGGCGGGCAGCGGGATCACACCTATGTTATCAATTGCAGAAAGCGTCCTCGAAAACAGTACCGAGAGCCATATCAGCTTAGTTTATTCAAATAAGCAGATGCAGAGCATGATGTTCAGAGAGCGCCTCTCCTTTTTAAAAAATAGGTATATCAGCCGATTTAACTTCATCAATCTATTTAGCCGTGAAGATTCTGAGGTTGAGTTGTTTAATGGCCGTTTAACCCCTGAAAAAATATCTGCATTGATCAAGGCTGGGATTGTTCAACTCGATGCTTTTGACTCGTTTTTTCTGTGTGGGCCCAATGAGATGGTCGACAGCATTCGACAGGTATTACTAGAAAAGAATATTGATGCAGACGCCATTAAATCTGAACTGTTTTTTGCCGGTGATATCAGTCAGGCATTAAACCTTAAGCGACAAGAGGAATACGGTGAGCGGATCAGACAGGTAAAACTGAAAATTGATGGACGTAAACTCAGTATCGATTTGATCTCCGGCGGCAAAACCATCTTAGATGCAGCCCTTGATCAGGGTGCAGACCTGCCTTTTTCATGCAAGGGAGGGGTGTGTGCGACATGCAAAGCGAGAGTGATCAAAGGTAAAGTCGAAATGGATTTGAATCACAGCTTAACCGATGAAGAAATTAAACAAGGCATGGTACTCACTTGCCAATCTCATCCTGTTTCAGATGATGTAGAAATCGATTTTGATGTGACCTGA
- a CDS encoding 3-hydroxyacyl-CoA dehydrogenase NAD-binding domain-containing protein: MNNPLCHVRYLCIETGIQLNVTDNNTLAVIEINSPPVNAISQQLRAELLILFQSLASQDLHSVLLTCTGRTFVAGADIKEMDTEPLEPHLPELIATIVRFPKPVIAALHGTVLGGGLELALACDYRLAVSKTKLGLPEVNLGIIPGAGGTLRLMNLIGVKAAIEFACTGKPQNADEWLNTALIHKLVHKGDLTEQALSFCRQLTLTESKQNTEADFSIQGQYIDWDSTEKRVKRLAKGVEAPALLLNEIKAIYSLGLSFEHALKRQRRLFLQLRDSDQAKALRYAFFTEKKNQKLATSTSSTRTINTVGVVGAGNMGVGIARCFIDAGMDLIWIEQTEEALLRGMDNLRKGYQSKITKGHMTEQDLDDKMQLVKGSTVYDRLAPCDLVVEAAFEDLEVKKIIFKALDQHCKDSAILATNTSYLDINSIAKVTSRPDQVVGLHFFSPAHVMKLIEIVRAENTADDVIKTMLALGVKLRKYPVEVGVCFGFAANRMYTRYGREIQQMLLEGNSIVAIDEAMTSFGMAMGPLTVQDLSGIDIGYQARAKQADKPYDLGYFRPSASMVENGRLGRKTQAGFYQYLASGEKVESQEAQLLVDNEAKKLSIIPHRLTAEAIQQRAMLALVSEGLLIIDEGIVNDISLLDIIWLHGYGFPRFKGGPMYWGAKLGCADIDEKLQLLRHQYSADIWPEVTLSNLK; encoded by the coding sequence ATGAATAATCCTCTTTGTCATGTCCGTTATCTGTGCATAGAAACCGGTATTCAACTTAACGTCACCGATAATAATACCTTAGCCGTCATTGAAATTAACTCTCCTCCAGTCAATGCGATTTCTCAACAACTTAGAGCTGAGTTATTGATTCTATTCCAATCCCTGGCTTCACAAGATTTACACTCAGTTTTACTCACCTGCACAGGTCGTACTTTTGTAGCAGGTGCCGATATAAAAGAGATGGACACAGAGCCACTTGAGCCACACCTTCCTGAGTTGATAGCCACTATAGTCCGCTTCCCAAAACCCGTTATTGCCGCTCTACATGGCACAGTACTCGGTGGAGGGTTGGAACTCGCCCTAGCTTGCGATTACCGTCTAGCAGTCAGCAAGACTAAACTGGGATTGCCTGAAGTGAATTTAGGTATTATTCCTGGTGCGGGTGGCACCTTGAGGCTAATGAATTTAATTGGCGTTAAAGCTGCCATCGAATTTGCGTGTACAGGCAAACCTCAAAATGCGGATGAGTGGCTAAATACGGCGTTAATTCATAAGCTGGTGCACAAAGGTGATCTCACAGAGCAAGCCTTAAGCTTTTGTCGACAGCTGACGCTAACAGAAAGCAAGCAAAACACTGAGGCCGACTTCTCAATTCAAGGACAATATATTGATTGGGATAGCACAGAGAAAAGAGTTAAACGTCTCGCAAAAGGAGTTGAAGCACCTGCACTATTACTCAATGAAATCAAAGCAATATATAGCTTAGGTTTATCTTTTGAACATGCACTGAAACGTCAACGTCGTTTATTTTTACAATTGCGCGACTCAGACCAAGCCAAAGCACTTCGGTATGCTTTTTTTACCGAGAAAAAGAACCAAAAACTGGCAACTTCAACATCATCCACCAGAACTATAAATACCGTCGGAGTCGTGGGCGCTGGTAACATGGGTGTAGGGATCGCTCGCTGTTTTATCGATGCTGGCATGGACTTGATATGGATAGAGCAAACCGAAGAAGCCTTGCTACGAGGCATGGATAATTTACGCAAAGGCTACCAGTCAAAAATAACAAAAGGACACATGACTGAGCAAGATCTAGATGACAAGATGCAGCTAGTAAAAGGAAGTACTGTCTACGACCGTTTAGCACCTTGCGATCTGGTCGTTGAGGCTGCATTTGAAGATTTAGAAGTAAAAAAAATCATTTTCAAAGCTCTTGATCAACACTGCAAAGATAGCGCGATTCTAGCGACTAACACCTCATATCTGGATATTAATAGCATTGCCAAAGTGACCAGTAGGCCTGATCAAGTAGTCGGTTTGCACTTTTTTAGTCCAGCCCATGTAATGAAATTAATCGAAATAGTTAGAGCAGAGAACACTGCCGATGACGTGATTAAAACCATGTTGGCACTCGGTGTAAAACTTAGAAAATACCCCGTTGAAGTAGGCGTATGCTTTGGATTTGCAGCCAATCGCATGTACACTCGCTATGGACGCGAAATTCAACAGATGTTACTCGAAGGTAACAGCATAGTGGCGATAGATGAAGCCATGACCTCTTTTGGAATGGCCATGGGTCCTTTAACTGTACAAGATCTCAGTGGGATAGATATTGGGTATCAAGCAAGAGCAAAACAAGCTGATAAACCCTATGATCTTGGTTATTTTAGGCCCTCTGCATCCATGGTTGAAAATGGACGTTTGGGCCGAAAAACTCAGGCAGGCTTTTACCAATATTTAGCCTCTGGTGAGAAGGTAGAGTCACAAGAAGCTCAGTTATTAGTGGATAACGAAGCAAAAAAACTCTCAATAATCCCACATCGGTTAACAGCCGAGGCAATCCAACAAAGGGCGATGTTAGCTCTGGTGAGCGAAGGTTTGCTTATCATTGATGAGGGAATTGTAAATGATATCAGTTTACTCGATATCATCTGGCTACATGGCTATGGCTTTCCTCGCTTTAAAGGAGGACCTATGTACTGGGGCGCAAAATTAGGCTGTGCAGACATTGATGAAAAACTGCAATTATTACGACACCAATACAGTGCAGATATTTGGCCTGAAGTCACCCTAAGTAACTTAAAATAA
- a CDS encoding AraC-like ligand-binding domain-containing protein, with protein sequence MSFLINDGYKKMTLDVASYERIDYWREQICHEFVQLDCEPLNKDRFHGEIRGGLNFGLLSVSEVQGEAQIVTRTKQQIAHSSEAYFLMSFQLFQQGVVKQNGREAILQPGSFTLYDSSEPYSLTFEKEFHQLIIQMPKHVLSRYLIHPEKYTAVPLSGKEGIGAVLSNFIFSVVKEYKELDTIHPELVENFLNMIAMAYSCSVMHNKLKKKALSKDALVERVLSYIENNYANHQLSNQHIADAHGISLRYLYKLFQKQEHTIHQIIQKRRLMMSRQLLQEDSKFDFSLDSLSYAVGFTSSSHFSRAFKDYFGECPRDFRQKIFLESTRDS encoded by the coding sequence ATGTCTTTTTTAATTAACGACGGTTATAAAAAAATGACATTGGATGTTGCGAGTTATGAAAGGATTGATTATTGGAGAGAGCAAATTTGCCATGAGTTTGTCCAGTTAGACTGTGAGCCTTTGAACAAGGATCGCTTTCACGGAGAGATTAGAGGGGGACTTAATTTTGGATTATTAAGCGTCTCTGAAGTTCAAGGTGAAGCACAGATTGTCACCCGGACGAAACAGCAAATAGCTCACTCCAGTGAAGCGTATTTTTTAATGAGCTTTCAACTTTTTCAACAAGGAGTGGTTAAGCAGAATGGTCGAGAAGCCATATTACAGCCCGGCAGTTTTACACTCTATGATAGCAGTGAACCTTATAGCCTCACGTTTGAAAAAGAGTTTCATCAACTGATTATTCAGATGCCGAAACACGTACTGAGTCGTTATTTAATCCATCCTGAAAAGTATACCGCCGTCCCTCTTTCTGGCAAGGAAGGTATTGGTGCAGTGCTCAGCAATTTCATTTTCTCAGTGGTTAAAGAGTACAAAGAGTTAGATACGATTCATCCAGAACTCGTTGAAAACTTCTTGAATATGATTGCCATGGCTTATTCTTGCTCAGTTATGCATAACAAGCTGAAGAAGAAAGCGCTTTCCAAAGATGCGTTAGTGGAGCGAGTACTAAGCTACATTGAAAACAACTATGCAAATCATCAACTATCAAACCAACACATTGCTGATGCCCATGGGATCTCTTTGCGTTATCTCTATAAATTATTTCAAAAGCAAGAGCACACTATTCATCAAATTATTCAAAAAAGAAGATTAATGATGAGCCGACAATTGCTGCAAGAAGACAGTAAATTTGATTTCAGTTTAGATAGCTTATCTTACGCCGTTGGTTTTACCTCATCATCACATTTCTCGAGAGCCTTTAAAGATTATTTCGGCGAATGTCCTCGCGATTTCAGACAGAAAATTTTTCTCGAATCCACGCGAGATAGTTAA
- a CDS encoding phenylacetaldoxime dehydratase family protein — translation MMNNMPKNWTPPAPAWTSLWKTDEENLVCGLFAIQGQHSAPLDDWAKKAFTGEFSPKLLEQGMFTDKAGITNYLYIAYWFASDYKTWWQQSAANSWWASPLLDEGDISVWREVFTMPHQRFETLHSSENAHGAARLSPSLEGPMMEHGYSGAARDRIPCSSSQDIKNDNSIWEHLQVNVENKSNRIKLSPPKNMCVIRSGQDWTHCEEDEKEYYLTNVHTVLKKGMDYLSNNPVKTHCASMRFITKTDGNWCSVEQTFGLGYGNDIYAFENWAKSHPTHIAIFDRFMGMVEKYNVDLKLQLWHEVTLIPEQDCEFEYINCHGQTGLLCYINI, via the coding sequence ATGATGAATAATATGCCTAAAAATTGGACTCCACCGGCTCCCGCTTGGACATCACTATGGAAGACCGATGAGGAAAACTTAGTATGTGGCCTATTTGCAATTCAAGGTCAACATTCTGCGCCATTAGATGACTGGGCTAAAAAAGCATTTACTGGAGAGTTTTCGCCAAAATTATTGGAACAAGGAATGTTTACCGATAAAGCAGGCATCACTAACTATCTTTATATCGCTTATTGGTTTGCCAGTGACTACAAGACATGGTGGCAGCAAAGTGCAGCTAACAGCTGGTGGGCATCTCCCCTGCTTGATGAGGGAGATATAAGTGTTTGGCGTGAGGTGTTTACTATGCCTCATCAACGTTTCGAAACCCTACACTCATCAGAAAATGCTCATGGCGCTGCACGCTTATCCCCCTCATTAGAAGGACCCATGATGGAACATGGTTATTCGGGCGCTGCACGTGACCGAATACCCTGTTCATCATCGCAGGATATTAAGAATGACAACAGTATATGGGAGCACTTACAAGTTAATGTTGAAAATAAGAGCAATAGAATAAAATTGTCCCCACCGAAGAACATGTGTGTGATTCGTTCCGGCCAAGATTGGACTCATTGCGAAGAAGATGAAAAAGAGTACTACCTAACCAATGTTCATACTGTGCTAAAAAAAGGTATGGATTACTTATCTAACAACCCCGTCAAAACACATTGCGCTTCAATGCGTTTTATCACTAAAACCGATGGAAACTGGTGTTCAGTCGAACAAACTTTTGGTCTTGGATATGGCAATGATATTTATGCTTTTGAAAACTGGGCTAAGAGTCACCCCACGCATATAGCCATTTTCGACCGATTTATGGGGATGGTAGAGAAGTACAATGTGGACTTAAAACTTCAACTATGGCATGAGGTTACACTTATCCCCGAGCAAGACTGTGAGTTTGAATATATCAACTGCCATGGCCAAACAGGTTTGTTGTGTTACATTAACATTTGA
- the paaD gene encoding 1,2-phenylacetyl-CoA epoxidase subunit PaaD produces MTLSSATHSATINTVTVEYAARRKFRLNHEHGKIFDLLDAVYDPELTGVSLWDLGVLQNVSQQGAQWLVTISPTYSGCPAIDIMIEDIKVCLTNAGMEPVKVETQLSPAWTTDWVSPAGKTAMISHGIAACESQVICPQCHSQHVSRLSQFGSTSCKALYRCLDCLESFDYFKPL; encoded by the coding sequence ATGACACTTAGCAGTGCAACTCATTCGGCAACAATAAACACGGTCACCGTGGAATATGCAGCCAGAAGGAAATTCAGGTTAAATCATGAGCACGGTAAGATTTTTGATCTCCTCGATGCGGTTTATGATCCTGAGCTAACTGGAGTGAGTTTGTGGGATCTGGGTGTTTTACAAAATGTCAGTCAGCAAGGCGCCCAATGGCTAGTGACCATTTCCCCCACTTACAGTGGCTGCCCTGCAATCGATATCATGATTGAAGACATTAAAGTCTGCCTTACCAATGCGGGGATGGAACCAGTAAAGGTTGAGACTCAACTTAGCCCAGCATGGACAACAGACTGGGTATCACCTGCGGGAAAGACAGCAATGATCAGTCACGGGATCGCAGCATGTGAGTCACAGGTTATCTGCCCTCAATGTCATAGCCAGCATGTCTCACGGTTAAGTCAATTTGGCTCAACCTCATGTAAAGCGCTATACCGTTGCCTAGATTGCTTAGAGTCGTTTGACTACTTTAAACCCCTATAA
- a CDS encoding EthD family reductase, whose amino-acid sequence MIRIAISYPKTKNNNPTEQFDMDYYRERHMALVEINYLPHGLIRWELDIPQIGLGEPPVFAIGYLYFTNLQEMKNAFKQAGSIVLADIINFTNVTPIIVVSEITIMGGSHE is encoded by the coding sequence ATGATCCGTATAGCAATTAGTTACCCTAAAACAAAAAACAATAATCCCACTGAACAGTTTGATATGGACTATTATCGCGAGCGACATATGGCGCTCGTCGAGATTAATTATCTGCCCCACGGCCTCATTAGGTGGGAACTGGACATCCCACAAATAGGCTTAGGCGAACCCCCCGTATTTGCGATTGGTTACCTCTATTTTACCAACCTACAAGAGATGAAAAACGCATTCAAACAAGCTGGTTCTATCGTACTTGCTGACATTATCAATTTTACCAATGTCACTCCGATTATCGTTGTTAGTGAGATAACAATAATGGGAGGTTCACATGAATAA
- a CDS encoding TonB-dependent receptor codes for MNEKVKYNNYSNSIIVLSLLFNAPVFSEESDKKEKSQTLEVITVTAQKRVESLQETPIAVTAFTADGLEKMQVGNIAEIENFTPNLVFDTSSPIGGSSTSAAVFIRGIGNTDFSLTTDPGVGTYIDGVYVSRSIGGVLDLLDVERIEVLRGPQGTLFGRNSIGGAINITTRKPYDELAGRLDLTLGSFNRTDVRGSIDIPFTDELLSTFAFSSKRRDGFVERPLIGDELGNEDQLAFRGALYYEPNDEWNFQLSFDHSDIDEESAANVAVGFTPGAGTIGWALATYPTLSPDAAIVAGLKDLDKYITKDDKDVSYGTYNNGSSATVDGASFVANTHQDNFDLKYTAAYRRTKAAFHADADNTPFQITEISNPDYYHKQISHELQFLGTAMDDQIKYIAGVYYFDESGTDNVFVPLHLPTPDLSAGFPAGLNNYADVENSSLAEYLQATWDINDTFSVTAGVRHTLDKKQFDYTQYLAADIQGNPLPFFPGAVDETGTFRPGLSPLVGNGSGSISDNFEQTTFKLGVDAILDDGTLLYYSFSQGFKSGGFVLRYVESVAAPRTFEPETLDAHEIGIKWQSDNERIRVNGAVFYSDYQDAQVTFFDKLGGPITANAGEIDIKGVELEITALITDDLILDIGYGYIDAAYNNINPVEGLSLTLDKSAKLVNTPENSLHIGLDYSLYFDESDIAFRVDYAYTDDVFNDSQNSKFLFQEAHDMFNASIRYNLNESVGFVAFVNNLTDKRVIKSGNSNFGLGFHSASYNKPREFGLAVKYTF; via the coding sequence ATGAACGAAAAAGTAAAATATAATAACTATAGCAACAGCATTATTGTACTGTCTTTGTTATTCAATGCGCCTGTATTTTCTGAAGAAAGTGATAAAAAAGAGAAAAGCCAAACACTCGAAGTGATTACGGTGACCGCGCAAAAAAGAGTTGAATCACTACAAGAAACACCTATCGCAGTGACCGCATTTACCGCCGATGGCCTTGAAAAAATGCAAGTTGGCAATATTGCAGAAATAGAAAATTTCACCCCCAATTTAGTGTTTGATACCTCATCTCCAATAGGTGGCTCATCAACCAGTGCGGCCGTTTTCATACGCGGGATCGGCAATACAGACTTCAGTTTAACCACAGATCCAGGTGTAGGGACGTATATTGATGGCGTATATGTCTCTCGTTCTATCGGTGGCGTATTAGATCTCCTTGATGTTGAGAGAATAGAGGTGCTGAGAGGACCACAAGGCACCCTATTTGGCCGTAATAGTATTGGTGGGGCTATTAATATTACTACGCGTAAGCCATATGATGAGCTTGCTGGCCGTTTAGATCTCACTTTGGGTAGCTTTAATCGAACTGATGTTCGTGGCTCAATTGATATTCCTTTTACAGACGAATTACTGTCCACATTTGCCTTTTCAAGTAAACGCAGAGATGGCTTTGTTGAACGCCCGCTCATAGGCGATGAACTCGGTAATGAAGACCAACTTGCGTTTCGTGGAGCCTTATATTACGAACCCAATGATGAGTGGAATTTTCAACTCTCCTTTGACCATTCAGATATAGACGAAGAGAGTGCAGCTAATGTCGCCGTGGGCTTTACCCCTGGTGCAGGCACAATAGGTTGGGCACTGGCGACCTATCCAACATTATCACCAGATGCGGCAATCGTTGCAGGACTTAAAGACTTAGACAAATACATAACCAAAGATGATAAAGACGTATCCTATGGAACATACAACAATGGCAGCAGCGCAACGGTAGATGGAGCCTCATTTGTCGCCAATACTCATCAAGACAATTTTGACCTTAAATACACTGCAGCATATCGTAGAACGAAGGCTGCATTCCATGCAGATGCCGATAACACGCCATTTCAAATTACCGAGATTTCAAACCCAGATTATTATCATAAGCAGATTAGTCATGAGCTTCAGTTCTTGGGCACCGCTATGGATGACCAAATCAAGTACATTGCTGGGGTCTATTACTTTGATGAAAGCGGTACTGATAATGTGTTTGTTCCACTGCACCTACCAACCCCAGATTTAAGCGCTGGTTTCCCTGCTGGGTTAAATAACTATGCCGACGTTGAGAACTCTAGTCTTGCTGAATATTTACAAGCAACTTGGGATATTAACGACACATTCTCAGTCACGGCAGGTGTTAGACACACACTAGATAAAAAGCAATTTGATTATACCCAGTACCTTGCTGCTGACATTCAAGGCAATCCGTTACCGTTTTTCCCTGGTGCTGTTGATGAAACAGGTACATTTCGCCCCGGACTCTCACCATTAGTGGGCAATGGCAGTGGCTCTATTTCTGATAATTTTGAGCAGACAACATTTAAGCTTGGTGTTGATGCCATATTAGATGACGGCACTCTTCTGTATTACAGCTTCTCTCAAGGATTCAAAAGCGGAGGGTTTGTTTTACGCTACGTAGAATCGGTAGCCGCACCTCGTACCTTTGAACCAGAAACCTTAGATGCACATGAAATAGGAATCAAATGGCAAAGTGATAATGAGCGTATCCGAGTCAACGGCGCGGTGTTCTATTCAGACTATCAGGATGCACAAGTCACCTTTTTTGACAAACTCGGCGGGCCAATTACAGCCAACGCTGGAGAGATTGACATTAAAGGCGTAGAGCTTGAGATAACCGCCTTAATCACAGACGATCTCATTCTTGATATTGGCTACGGCTACATTGATGCAGCATACAATAACATCAATCCCGTTGAAGGTTTATCATTGACCTTAGATAAGTCCGCTAAGCTAGTAAATACACCTGAGAACTCATTACACATTGGTTTAGATTACAGTCTTTACTTCGATGAAAGCGATATCGCTTTCAGAGTTGATTATGCGTATACCGATGATGTATTTAATGACTCTCAAAACTCAAAATTTCTATTTCAAGAAGCCCACGACATGTTTAATGCTTCAATTAGATATAATTTAAATGAAAGTGTTGGCTTCGTTGCTTTCGTCAATAACCTAACCGATAAAAGAGTTATTAAAAGTGGCAACTCTAATTTCGGCCTTGGTTTTCACTCTGCAAGTTATAATAAACCAAGAGAGTTTGGCCTAGCCGTTAAATACACTTTCTAA